Proteins from a genomic interval of Procambarus clarkii isolate CNS0578487 chromosome 45, FALCON_Pclarkii_2.0, whole genome shotgun sequence:
- the LOC123769953 gene encoding zinc finger protein 665 isoform X1 has translation MFEYNGEGLLREEDKNRKMSPKNKKKESPRKQLDITLFLSSQPKSAKRAREEESSGQSRDQNEVHSPNKRIKQVAKSIKQEATKSIKQEAANINKTKKKSANNNNNNNNNNNNNSAEAEGLKTQASPNKSKKLVKTEKIDKSKLVKKEANKTSLNNVKAENSRLIIVPDEEGEVIGPYNVEEIIVPEVLDRVTAPEVEPNTPAHDGASIVSHDASSITETGSDRDNINLDKDGNDLDIDSPDSPDEDPSTLPSQKVTVLRSNSANKEGKKKSFKCKGCDQVFPNRYFLQKHMLMEHENQLYECRVCSFISVNPEKLKSHIIKQHVIKKERAEPVSLDEIQVTLNELMSKQTPRKVMMEDGVALGRDGSNKMQFICAMCDRVYTSKYSLERHVRCHTGEKPYSCDVCTFATSYREHMQRHMTSVHLIVHSDEPKLKYAAKNRRKTEEKNVSTEDDKEKDPNTENVNKNGNENENKNESKIENIGKGNEKEIGNGKGNGKENEKENGKENGKENGKENENGNENGNENDETDDNVSPNCSLNSVDTNDSTSSAGKKRRNILRKRFECAACGMKATHKTDLVDHIREKHPNAHIESLDNGDGSKVHLIVTVSKKSIVTRRMVITCPYCSKVFHDTWKYKVHMRSHTGVKPFGCSLCSFFATSKMTVRDHIHRKHKNCENPKILLRTVCIDGSVSHVELSMPHKEFKCEFCEKVFEDNYHYKQHKKTGHQDSLPFSCTECGHREWARASIIIHCMQKHSDKDLEGLILRNNKPFAVGPLKLPKCQQCDKVFQYQSQLYIHQKQHTGERSFFCDICSYRTNIKAALERHIMKHLDGEPPKKSAGKKSTRNKVKESGQPIVFVDVDKINNDVSVGKVKKEKKEGAKRSKPKASAK, from the exons ATGTTTGAATATAATGGTGAGGGACTCCTTAG agagGAGGATAAAAACAGGAAAATGTcgccaaaaaacaaaaaaaaggaaTCGCCTAGAAAACAGCTGGACATCACATTATTCCTCTCTTCACAACCCAAGTCAGCAAAGAGAGCAAGAGAAGAGGAATCTAGTGGCCAGAGTCGGGACCAGAATGAAGTGCACTCTCCCAATAAAAGGATAAAGCAAGTAGCTAAAAGCATTAAACAGGAAGCGACTAAAAGCATTAAACAGGAAGCAGCAAACATTAACAAAACTAAAAAGAaatctgccaacaataataataacaacaacaataataataacaataacagtgCTGAAGCAGAGGGTCTTAAGACACAAGCAAGTCCCAACAAGTCCAAGAAATTGGTAAAAACTGAAAAGATAGACAAGTCAAAGTTGGTAAAAAAGGAGGCAAATAAGACTTCATTGAACAATGTAAAAGCAGAAAATAGTCGCCTTATTATTGTACCTGATGAAGAGGGTGAGGTCATTGGTCCTTACAACGTTGAGGAAATAATAGTGCCTGAAGTGCTTGACAGAGTAACTGCACCAGAAGTAGAACCAAACACTCCAGCTCATGATGGAGCGAGTATCGTGTCGCACGATGCTAGCAGTATCACTGAAACAGGCAGTGATAGGGATAATATTAACCTGGATAAGGATGGTAATGATTTGGACATTGATAGCCCAGACAGTCCTGACGAGGATCCTTCAACTCTTCCATCTCAGAAGGTTACAGTATTGCGATCCAATTCAGCAAATAAG GAGGGTAAAAAGAAAAGCTTTAAATGCAAAGGCTGTGATCAGGTGTTTCCAAATCGGTACTTCCTGCAGAAACACATGCTGATGGAACATGAAAACCAGCTTTATGAATGTCGCGTGTGTTCCTTCATTTCTGTGAACCCAGAGAAGTTAAAGAGCCATATAATCAAGCAGCATGTTATAAAAAAGGAGCGTGCTGAGCCAGTATCACTGGATGAAATTCAGGTCACCTTAAATGAGCTCATGTCGAAACAAACACCTCGGAAAGTCATGATGGAGGATGGGGTAGCTCTTGGACGTGATGGTAGCAACAAGATGCAGTTCATTTGTGCAATGTGTGATCGTGTATATACCAGTAAATATTCACTTGAGCGACATGTTCGATGCcacacaggagagaaaccatactcGTGTGATGTTTGCACCTTTGCTACTAGTTACCGAGAGCACATGCAGCGCCACATGACTAGTGTTCACCTTATCGTACATTCAGATGAGCCTAAACTTAAATATGCAGCCAAGAATCGAAGGAAAACTGAAGAAAAAAATGTGTCAACAGAGGATGATAAAGAGAAAGACCCAAATACTGAGAATGTAAATAAAAATGGGaatgaaaatgaaaacaaaaatgaAAGCAAAATTGAAAATATTGGAAAGGGAAATGAAAAGGAAATTGGAAATGGAAAGGGAAATGGAAaggaaaatgaaaaagaaaatGGAAAGGAAAATGGAAAGGAAAATGGAAAGGAAAATGAAAATGGAAACGAAAATGGAAATGAAAACGACGAGACAGATGACAATGTGAGCCCAAATTGTAGCTTAAACTCTGTAGACACAAATGACAGTACTTCATCTGCTGGAAAGAAGAGGAGAAATATATTGCGAAAACGCTTTGAATGTGCTGCTTGTGGAATGAAGGCTACTCATAAGACAGACCTTGTAGATCACATCAGAGAGAAGCATCCAAATGCTCATATTGAATCACTGGATAATGGTGATGGGTCCAAGGTTCATCTTATTGTTACAGTTTCAAAGAAGAGTATTGTAACACGACGGATGGTTATAACCTGCCCTTATTGCTCTAAAGTCTTCCATGACACTTGGAAATATAAAGTGCACATGCGATCACATACAGGTGTTAAGCCCTTCGGGTGCAGTTTGTGCTCATTTTTTGCTACTAGTAAAATGACTGTTCGTGACCACATTCATCGCAAACACAAGAATTGTGAGAATCCCAAAATTCTTTTGCGTACTGTATGTATTGATGGATCGGTAAGTCATGTTGAGCTTAGCATGCCACACAAGGAGTTCAAATGTGAATTTTGTGAAAAGGTGTTTGAAGATAACTATCATTATAAACAACACAAGAAGACTGGTCATCAAGATTCTCTACCATTTTCCTGTACTGAATGTGGTCATAGAGAATGGGCTCGAGCAAGCATCATTATCCATTGTATGCAAAAGCATAGTGATAAAGATCTTGAAGGACTTATCTTGCGCAACAATAAGCCCTTTGCTGTTGGGCCTCTCAAGCTTCCTAAGTGTCAGCAGTGTGACAAAGTTTTTCAGTACCAGTCACAGTTATATATACACCAGAAGCAACACACTGGTGAACGCAGCTTCTTTTGCGATATCTGCAGTTATCGCACCAATATTAAGGCTGCACTCGAGAGGCACATAATGAAGCATCTTGATGGTGAGCCTCCAAAGAAATCTGCAGGCAAAAAATCTACAAGGAATAAGGTTAAAGAAAGTGGCCAACCGATCGTCTTTGTTGACGTTGATAAGATAAACAATGACGTTAGCGTGGGAAAagtaaaaaaagagaaaaaagaggGTGCTAAGAGGTCCAAACCGAAAGCTTCTGCTAAATAA
- the LOC123769953 gene encoding zinc finger protein 665 isoform X2 translates to MSPKNKKKESPRKQLDITLFLSSQPKSAKRAREEESSGQSRDQNEVHSPNKRIKQVAKSIKQEATKSIKQEAANINKTKKKSANNNNNNNNNNNNNSAEAEGLKTQASPNKSKKLVKTEKIDKSKLVKKEANKTSLNNVKAENSRLIIVPDEEGEVIGPYNVEEIIVPEVLDRVTAPEVEPNTPAHDGASIVSHDASSITETGSDRDNINLDKDGNDLDIDSPDSPDEDPSTLPSQKVTVLRSNSANKEGKKKSFKCKGCDQVFPNRYFLQKHMLMEHENQLYECRVCSFISVNPEKLKSHIIKQHVIKKERAEPVSLDEIQVTLNELMSKQTPRKVMMEDGVALGRDGSNKMQFICAMCDRVYTSKYSLERHVRCHTGEKPYSCDVCTFATSYREHMQRHMTSVHLIVHSDEPKLKYAAKNRRKTEEKNVSTEDDKEKDPNTENVNKNGNENENKNESKIENIGKGNEKEIGNGKGNGKENEKENGKENGKENGKENENGNENGNENDETDDNVSPNCSLNSVDTNDSTSSAGKKRRNILRKRFECAACGMKATHKTDLVDHIREKHPNAHIESLDNGDGSKVHLIVTVSKKSIVTRRMVITCPYCSKVFHDTWKYKVHMRSHTGVKPFGCSLCSFFATSKMTVRDHIHRKHKNCENPKILLRTVCIDGSVSHVELSMPHKEFKCEFCEKVFEDNYHYKQHKKTGHQDSLPFSCTECGHREWARASIIIHCMQKHSDKDLEGLILRNNKPFAVGPLKLPKCQQCDKVFQYQSQLYIHQKQHTGERSFFCDICSYRTNIKAALERHIMKHLDGEPPKKSAGKKSTRNKVKESGQPIVFVDVDKINNDVSVGKVKKEKKEGAKRSKPKASAK, encoded by the exons ATGTcgccaaaaaacaaaaaaaaggaaTCGCCTAGAAAACAGCTGGACATCACATTATTCCTCTCTTCACAACCCAAGTCAGCAAAGAGAGCAAGAGAAGAGGAATCTAGTGGCCAGAGTCGGGACCAGAATGAAGTGCACTCTCCCAATAAAAGGATAAAGCAAGTAGCTAAAAGCATTAAACAGGAAGCGACTAAAAGCATTAAACAGGAAGCAGCAAACATTAACAAAACTAAAAAGAaatctgccaacaataataataacaacaacaataataataacaataacagtgCTGAAGCAGAGGGTCTTAAGACACAAGCAAGTCCCAACAAGTCCAAGAAATTGGTAAAAACTGAAAAGATAGACAAGTCAAAGTTGGTAAAAAAGGAGGCAAATAAGACTTCATTGAACAATGTAAAAGCAGAAAATAGTCGCCTTATTATTGTACCTGATGAAGAGGGTGAGGTCATTGGTCCTTACAACGTTGAGGAAATAATAGTGCCTGAAGTGCTTGACAGAGTAACTGCACCAGAAGTAGAACCAAACACTCCAGCTCATGATGGAGCGAGTATCGTGTCGCACGATGCTAGCAGTATCACTGAAACAGGCAGTGATAGGGATAATATTAACCTGGATAAGGATGGTAATGATTTGGACATTGATAGCCCAGACAGTCCTGACGAGGATCCTTCAACTCTTCCATCTCAGAAGGTTACAGTATTGCGATCCAATTCAGCAAATAAG GAGGGTAAAAAGAAAAGCTTTAAATGCAAAGGCTGTGATCAGGTGTTTCCAAATCGGTACTTCCTGCAGAAACACATGCTGATGGAACATGAAAACCAGCTTTATGAATGTCGCGTGTGTTCCTTCATTTCTGTGAACCCAGAGAAGTTAAAGAGCCATATAATCAAGCAGCATGTTATAAAAAAGGAGCGTGCTGAGCCAGTATCACTGGATGAAATTCAGGTCACCTTAAATGAGCTCATGTCGAAACAAACACCTCGGAAAGTCATGATGGAGGATGGGGTAGCTCTTGGACGTGATGGTAGCAACAAGATGCAGTTCATTTGTGCAATGTGTGATCGTGTATATACCAGTAAATATTCACTTGAGCGACATGTTCGATGCcacacaggagagaaaccatactcGTGTGATGTTTGCACCTTTGCTACTAGTTACCGAGAGCACATGCAGCGCCACATGACTAGTGTTCACCTTATCGTACATTCAGATGAGCCTAAACTTAAATATGCAGCCAAGAATCGAAGGAAAACTGAAGAAAAAAATGTGTCAACAGAGGATGATAAAGAGAAAGACCCAAATACTGAGAATGTAAATAAAAATGGGaatgaaaatgaaaacaaaaatgaAAGCAAAATTGAAAATATTGGAAAGGGAAATGAAAAGGAAATTGGAAATGGAAAGGGAAATGGAAaggaaaatgaaaaagaaaatGGAAAGGAAAATGGAAAGGAAAATGGAAAGGAAAATGAAAATGGAAACGAAAATGGAAATGAAAACGACGAGACAGATGACAATGTGAGCCCAAATTGTAGCTTAAACTCTGTAGACACAAATGACAGTACTTCATCTGCTGGAAAGAAGAGGAGAAATATATTGCGAAAACGCTTTGAATGTGCTGCTTGTGGAATGAAGGCTACTCATAAGACAGACCTTGTAGATCACATCAGAGAGAAGCATCCAAATGCTCATATTGAATCACTGGATAATGGTGATGGGTCCAAGGTTCATCTTATTGTTACAGTTTCAAAGAAGAGTATTGTAACACGACGGATGGTTATAACCTGCCCTTATTGCTCTAAAGTCTTCCATGACACTTGGAAATATAAAGTGCACATGCGATCACATACAGGTGTTAAGCCCTTCGGGTGCAGTTTGTGCTCATTTTTTGCTACTAGTAAAATGACTGTTCGTGACCACATTCATCGCAAACACAAGAATTGTGAGAATCCCAAAATTCTTTTGCGTACTGTATGTATTGATGGATCGGTAAGTCATGTTGAGCTTAGCATGCCACACAAGGAGTTCAAATGTGAATTTTGTGAAAAGGTGTTTGAAGATAACTATCATTATAAACAACACAAGAAGACTGGTCATCAAGATTCTCTACCATTTTCCTGTACTGAATGTGGTCATAGAGAATGGGCTCGAGCAAGCATCATTATCCATTGTATGCAAAAGCATAGTGATAAAGATCTTGAAGGACTTATCTTGCGCAACAATAAGCCCTTTGCTGTTGGGCCTCTCAAGCTTCCTAAGTGTCAGCAGTGTGACAAAGTTTTTCAGTACCAGTCACAGTTATATATACACCAGAAGCAACACACTGGTGAACGCAGCTTCTTTTGCGATATCTGCAGTTATCGCACCAATATTAAGGCTGCACTCGAGAGGCACATAATGAAGCATCTTGATGGTGAGCCTCCAAAGAAATCTGCAGGCAAAAAATCTACAAGGAATAAGGTTAAAGAAAGTGGCCAACCGATCGTCTTTGTTGACGTTGATAAGATAAACAATGACGTTAGCGTGGGAAAagtaaaaaaagagaaaaaagaggGTGCTAAGAGGTCCAAACCGAAAGCTTCTGCTAAATAA
- the LOC138350436 gene encoding zinc finger protein 41-like isoform X2 — protein MLMEHETKLYECHVCSFNSVNPETLENHIFKQHVLKVGRVEPVSLDEVKNDLDDRLSKQAPQKVILEDGVSLGHDVGYKAGFTCAVCNRVFTSKYSLMKHIQIHTEERPYSCDICSFTTRFRDYMQRHMTTSHLIVHSDEPKLKYSSKARKKSEERNISTEDSKEEKDPDTENVNKDENKKGNKNEHKDRNENEDGKNEANEEMSTDCSLNSADTTDTTSHGGKKRRNILRKRFECATCGMKATHKTDLVVHIREKHPNALIESLDNGDWSKGQLSVTGSKKSNVNRQTTCSYCSKVFHDNWKYKVHMRVHTGIKPFGCSVCSFYATSKMTVRDHIHRKHKNCVNPKIILRTVNIDGTVGHTELGMPHQEFKCDYCEKVFEDNYHYKQHKRSNHKDALPYSCTKCNHKESVRAKMIMHCMQNHSDEELEGLILHNNKPFNVGLLKLPKCQQCDKIFPYQSLLNIHQKQHTGERSLFCDICSYRTNIKAALEKHILKHLDDEPSKKSGVRRSTRNKVTESDEPIIFVDIDKVNNDVNIGKVKEEDTK, from the coding sequence ATGCTGATGGAACATGAAACCAAGCTTTATGAATGCCACGTGTGTTCCTTCAATTCTGTGAACCCGGAGACACTGGAGAACCATATATTCAAGCAGCATGTCTTAAAAGTGGGGCGTGTTGAGCCAGTATCACTGGATGAAGTTAAGAATGACTTAGATGATCGCTTGTCAAAGCAAGCTCCTCAGAAAGTTATACTGGAAGATGGGGTATCTCTTGGACATGATGTCGGCTACAAGGCGGGTTTCACTTGTGCAGTGTGCAATCGTGTATTTACCTCAAAGTATTCACTCATGAAGCATATCCAAATTCACACAGAAGAAAGACCTTATTCATGTGATATTTGCAGCTTCACAACCAGGTTTCGAGATTACATGCAGCGCCACATGACCACTTCTCACCTTATTGTACATTCAGATGAGCCTAAACTTAAATATTCATCCAAGGCTCGAAAGAAGTCTGAAGAAAGAAATATATCTACAGAGGATAGCAAAGAGGAGAAAGATCCAGATACTGAGAATGTAAACAAAGATGAAAACAAAAAAGGAAATAAAAATGAACACAAAGATAGAAATGAAAATGAAGATGGAAAAAACGAAGCAAATGAGGAAATGAGCACAGATTGTAGCTTAAACTCTGCAGACACAACTGACACTACTTCACATGGTGGAAAGAAGAGGCGAAATATATTGAGAAAACGCTTTGAATGTGCTACTTGTGGGATGAAGGCTACTCATAAGACAGATCTTGTAGTTCACATCAGGGAGAAGCACCCAAATGCTCTTATTGAATCATTGGATAATGGTGATTGGTCCAAGGGCCAACTTAGTGTAACTGGCTCAAAGAAGAGTAATGTAAATCGACAGACAACCTGCTCTTATTGCTCTAAAGTCTTCCATGACAACTGGAAATATAAAGTGCACATGCGAGTACATACAGGCATTAAACCCTTTGGGTGCAGTGTGTGCTCATTTTATGCTACTAGTAAGATGACTGTTCGTGACCATATTCATCGTAAGCACAAAAATTGTGTGAATCCCAAGATTATTTTGCGTACTGTAAATATTGATGGAACAGTCGGTCACACTGAGCTTGGCATGCCACACCAGGAGTTCAAATGTGACTACTGTGAAAAAGTGTTTGAAGATAATTATCATTATAAACAACACAAGAGGAGTAATCATAAAGATGCTTTACCATACTCATGTACTAAATGTAATCATAAAGAAAGTGTTCGAGCAAAAATGATCATGCATTGTATGCAAAACCACAGTGATGAAGAGCTTGAGGGACTAATATTACACAACAATAAGCCCTTTAATGTTGGGCTTCTCAAGCTTCCTAAGTGTCAGCAGTGTGACAAAATTTTTCCATACCAGTCACTACTAAATATACATCAGAAGCAACACACTGGTGAACGCAGCCTCTTTTGTGATATCTGCAGTTATCGCACCAATATTAAGGCTGCACTGGAGAAGCACATACTGAAGCATCTTGATGATGAGCCTTCCAAGAAATCTGGAGTCAGAAGATCTACAAGGAATAAGGTTACAGAAAGTGACGAACCAATTATCTTTGTTGACATTGATAAGGTAAATAATGATGTTAACATAGGAAAAGTAAAAGAAGAGGATACTAAGTGA
- the LOC138350436 gene encoding zinc finger protein ZFP2-like isoform X1: protein MDSQDTSKTFPPFAFKLTKEHMLMEHETKLYECHVCSFNSVNPETLENHIFKQHVLKVGRVEPVSLDEVKNDLDDRLSKQAPQKVILEDGVSLGHDVGYKAGFTCAVCNRVFTSKYSLMKHIQIHTEERPYSCDICSFTTRFRDYMQRHMTTSHLIVHSDEPKLKYSSKARKKSEERNISTEDSKEEKDPDTENVNKDENKKGNKNEHKDRNENEDGKNEANEEMSTDCSLNSADTTDTTSHGGKKRRNILRKRFECATCGMKATHKTDLVVHIREKHPNALIESLDNGDWSKGQLSVTGSKKSNVNRQTTCSYCSKVFHDNWKYKVHMRVHTGIKPFGCSVCSFYATSKMTVRDHIHRKHKNCVNPKIILRTVNIDGTVGHTELGMPHQEFKCDYCEKVFEDNYHYKQHKRSNHKDALPYSCTKCNHKESVRAKMIMHCMQNHSDEELEGLILHNNKPFNVGLLKLPKCQQCDKIFPYQSLLNIHQKQHTGERSLFCDICSYRTNIKAALEKHILKHLDDEPSKKSGVRRSTRNKVTESDEPIIFVDIDKVNNDVNIGKVKEEDTK, encoded by the exons ATGGACAGCCAAGATACATCTAAAACATTTCCTCCATTCGCATTTAAGCTTACCAAG GAACATATGCTGATGGAACATGAAACCAAGCTTTATGAATGCCACGTGTGTTCCTTCAATTCTGTGAACCCGGAGACACTGGAGAACCATATATTCAAGCAGCATGTCTTAAAAGTGGGGCGTGTTGAGCCAGTATCACTGGATGAAGTTAAGAATGACTTAGATGATCGCTTGTCAAAGCAAGCTCCTCAGAAAGTTATACTGGAAGATGGGGTATCTCTTGGACATGATGTCGGCTACAAGGCGGGTTTCACTTGTGCAGTGTGCAATCGTGTATTTACCTCAAAGTATTCACTCATGAAGCATATCCAAATTCACACAGAAGAAAGACCTTATTCATGTGATATTTGCAGCTTCACAACCAGGTTTCGAGATTACATGCAGCGCCACATGACCACTTCTCACCTTATTGTACATTCAGATGAGCCTAAACTTAAATATTCATCCAAGGCTCGAAAGAAGTCTGAAGAAAGAAATATATCTACAGAGGATAGCAAAGAGGAGAAAGATCCAGATACTGAGAATGTAAACAAAGATGAAAACAAAAAAGGAAATAAAAATGAACACAAAGATAGAAATGAAAATGAAGATGGAAAAAACGAAGCAAATGAGGAAATGAGCACAGATTGTAGCTTAAACTCTGCAGACACAACTGACACTACTTCACATGGTGGAAAGAAGAGGCGAAATATATTGAGAAAACGCTTTGAATGTGCTACTTGTGGGATGAAGGCTACTCATAAGACAGATCTTGTAGTTCACATCAGGGAGAAGCACCCAAATGCTCTTATTGAATCATTGGATAATGGTGATTGGTCCAAGGGCCAACTTAGTGTAACTGGCTCAAAGAAGAGTAATGTAAATCGACAGACAACCTGCTCTTATTGCTCTAAAGTCTTCCATGACAACTGGAAATATAAAGTGCACATGCGAGTACATACAGGCATTAAACCCTTTGGGTGCAGTGTGTGCTCATTTTATGCTACTAGTAAGATGACTGTTCGTGACCATATTCATCGTAAGCACAAAAATTGTGTGAATCCCAAGATTATTTTGCGTACTGTAAATATTGATGGAACAGTCGGTCACACTGAGCTTGGCATGCCACACCAGGAGTTCAAATGTGACTACTGTGAAAAAGTGTTTGAAGATAATTATCATTATAAACAACACAAGAGGAGTAATCATAAAGATGCTTTACCATACTCATGTACTAAATGTAATCATAAAGAAAGTGTTCGAGCAAAAATGATCATGCATTGTATGCAAAACCACAGTGATGAAGAGCTTGAGGGACTAATATTACACAACAATAAGCCCTTTAATGTTGGGCTTCTCAAGCTTCCTAAGTGTCAGCAGTGTGACAAAATTTTTCCATACCAGTCACTACTAAATATACATCAGAAGCAACACACTGGTGAACGCAGCCTCTTTTGTGATATCTGCAGTTATCGCACCAATATTAAGGCTGCACTGGAGAAGCACATACTGAAGCATCTTGATGATGAGCCTTCCAAGAAATCTGGAGTCAGAAGATCTACAAGGAATAAGGTTACAGAAAGTGACGAACCAATTATCTTTGTTGACATTGATAAGGTAAATAATGATGTTAACATAGGAAAAGTAAAAGAAGAGGATACTAAGTGA